One Senegalia massiliensis DNA window includes the following coding sequences:
- a CDS encoding YaiI/YqxD family protein, translating to MKILVDSDSCPVKDLAYKISNKYNIDILFITSISHYSINSEIDSSHYIYVDNFSEAADIEIMNRLEKDDIVISDDYGLASLVLSKKCYCISSKGYIYNNDNINSLLTRRYLSKEQRKLNKRVKSTNRKREKKDNKKFEEKFIKLICSIRRNKNFSGE from the coding sequence ATGAAAATATTAGTTGATTCTGACTCATGTCCTGTAAAAGATTTAGCTTATAAAATTTCAAACAAATATAATATTGATATTTTATTCATAACAAGCATATCTCATTATTCTATAAACTCTGAAATAGATAGTTCCCATTATATATATGTAGATAATTTTTCAGAAGCTGCTGACATAGAAATAATGAATAGACTAGAGAAAGATGATATTGTCATATCTGATGATTATGGACTTGCTTCTTTAGTATTATCTAAAAAATGTTATTGTATATCTTCTAAAGGATATATATATAATAATGATAATATTAATAGTCTTTTAACTAGAAGATATTTAAGTAAAGAGCAAAGAAAATTAAATAAAAGAGTAAAATCTACAAATAGAAAAAGAGAAAAAAAAGATAATAAAAAGTTTGAAGAAAAATTTATAAAATTAATTTGTTCAATAAGAAGGAATAAGAATTTTTCTGGCGAATAA